Proteins from a genomic interval of Eulemur rufifrons isolate Redbay chromosome 10, OSU_ERuf_1, whole genome shotgun sequence:
- the IL17B gene encoding interleukin-17B isoform X1 — MDWPHNLLLLLTISIFLGLGQPRSPKGKRKGQGRAGPLAPGPHQVPLDLVSRMKPYARMEEYERNLEEMVAQLRNSSELAKKKCEVNLQLWLSNKRSLSPWGYSINHDPSRVPADLPEARCLCLGCVNPFTMQEDRSMVSVPVFSQVPVRRRLCPPPPRPGPCRQRAVMETIAVGCTCIF, encoded by the exons CTGCTCCTTCTTACCATCTCCATCTTCCTGGGGCTGGGCCAGCCCAGGAGCCCCAAAGGCAAGAGGAAGGGGCAAGGACGGGCGGGGCCTCTGGCCCCTGGGCCTCATCAGGTGCCGCTGGACCTGGTGTCAAGGATGAAACCCTATGCCCGCATGGAGGAATATGAGAGGAACCTCGAGGAGATGGTGGCCCAGCTGAGAAACAGCTCTGAGCTGGCCAAGAAGAAGTGTGAGGTCAACTTGCAGCTGTGGCTATCTAACAAGAGGAGCCTGTCTCCCTGGGGCTACAG CATCAACCACGACCCCAGCCGCGTCCCCGCAGACCTGCCGGAGGCGCGGTGCCTGTGTCTGGGCTGCGTGAACCCCTTCACCATGCAGGAGGACCGCAGCATGGTGAGCGTGCCTGTGTTCAGCCAGGTGCCCGTGCGCCGCCGCCTctgcccgccgccgccgcgcccggGGCCCTGCCGCCAGCGAGCGGTCATGGAGACCATCGCCGTGGGCTGCACCTGCATCTTCTGA
- the IL17B gene encoding interleukin-17B isoform X2 — protein MKPYARMEEYERNLEEMVAQLRNSSELAKKKCEVNLQLWLSNKRSLSPWGYSINHDPSRVPADLPEARCLCLGCVNPFTMQEDRSMVSVPVFSQVPVRRRLCPPPPRPGPCRQRAVMETIAVGCTCIF, from the exons ATGAAACCCTATGCCCGCATGGAGGAATATGAGAGGAACCTCGAGGAGATGGTGGCCCAGCTGAGAAACAGCTCTGAGCTGGCCAAGAAGAAGTGTGAGGTCAACTTGCAGCTGTGGCTATCTAACAAGAGGAGCCTGTCTCCCTGGGGCTACAG CATCAACCACGACCCCAGCCGCGTCCCCGCAGACCTGCCGGAGGCGCGGTGCCTGTGTCTGGGCTGCGTGAACCCCTTCACCATGCAGGAGGACCGCAGCATGGTGAGCGTGCCTGTGTTCAGCCAGGTGCCCGTGCGCCGCCGCCTctgcccgccgccgccgcgcccggGGCCCTGCCGCCAGCGAGCGGTCATGGAGACCATCGCCGTGGGCTGCACCTGCATCTTCTGA
- the PCYOX1L gene encoding prenylcysteine oxidase-like has translation MARDAALLAVLAALLAAAAAGGDAPPGKIAVVGAGIGGSAVAHFLQQHFGPRVQIDVYEKGTVGGRLATISVNKQHYESGAASFHSLSLHMQDFVKLLGLRQRREVVGRSAIFGGEHFVLEETDWYLLNLFRLWWHYGISFLRLQMWVEEVMEKFMRIYKYQAHGFAFSGVEELLYSLGESAFVNMTQRSVTESLLQVGVTQRFIDDVVSAVLRASYGQSAAMPAFAGAMSLAGAQGSLWSVEGGNKLVCSGLLKLTKANVIHATVTSVTLHSTEGKALYQVEYENEVGNSSDLYDIVVIATPLHLDNSSSNFTFEGFNPPIDNIQGSFQPSVVSLVHGYLNSSYFGFPDPKLFPFASVLTTDFPSFFSTLDNICPVNISANFRRKQPQEAAVWRVQSPKPLFRTQLKTLFRSYYSVQTAEWQAHPLYGSRPTLPRFALHDQLFYLNALEWAASSVEVMAVAAKNVALLAYNRWYQDIDKIDQKDLMHKVKTEL, from the exons ATGGCCCGCGATGCTGCGCTCCTCGCCGTGCTGGCCGCGCTCCTCGCCGCCGCCGCTGCAGGCGGAGACGCCCCGCCCGGCAAAATCG CGGTGGTCGGGGCTGGAATCGGGGGCTCTGCTGTGGCCCATTTCCTCCAGCAGCACTTTGGACCCCGGGTGCAGATCGACGTGTACGAGAAAGGGACTGTTGGCGGCCGCCTGGCCACCATCTCAGTGAACAAGCAGCACTACGAGAGCGGAGCCGCCTCCTTCCACTCCCTGAGCCTGCACATGCAGGACTTCGTCAAGCTCCTGG GGCTGAGGCAGCGGCGCGAGGTGGTGGGCAGGAGCGCCATCTTCGGCGGGGAGCACTTCGTGCTGGAGGAGACCGACTGGTACCTGCTGAACCTGTTCCGCCTCTGGTGGCACTACGGCATCAGCTTCCTGAGGCTGCAGATGTGGGTGGAGGAGGTCATGGAGAAGTTCATGAG GATCTATAAGTACCAGGCCCACGGTTTTGCTTTCTCGGGCGTGGAGGAGCTGCTCTACTCACTGGGGGAATCTGCCTTTGTCAACATGACCCAGCGCTCTGTGACCGAGTCCCTGCTCCAGGTGGGCGTCACGCAGCGCTTTATCGACGACGTTGTCTCTGCCGTCCTGCGGGCCAGCTATGGCCAGTCAGCAGCAATGCCTGCCTTTGCCG GAGCCATGTCACTTGCTGGGGCCCAAGGCAGCCTGTGGTCTGTGGAGGGAGGCAACAAGCTGGTTTGTTCCGGTTTGCTGAAGCTCACCAAGGCCAATGTCATCCATGCCACCGTGACCTCCGTGACCCTGCACAGCACAG aaGGGAAAGCCCTGTACCAGGTGGAGTATGAGAATGAGGTAGGCAACAGCTCAGACTTATATGACATCGTGGTCATCGCCACCCCCCTGCACTtggacaacagcagcagcaacttCACCTTTGAAGGATTCAACCCACCCATTGATAACATCCAGGGCTCGTTCCAGCCCAGCGTGGTCTCCTTGGTCCATGGCTACCTCAACTCTTCCTACTTCGGTTTCCCGGACCCTAAGCTTTTCCCCTTTGCCAGCGTCCTTACCACAGATTTCCCCAGCTTCTTCTCCACTCTGGACAACATCTGTCCCGTCAACATCTCGGCCAACTTCCGGCGGAAGCAGCCCCAGGAGGCAGCTGTTTGGCGAGTCCAGTCCCCCAAGCCCCTCTTTCGGACCCAGCTGAAGACCCTCTTCCGTTCCTATTACTCAGTGCAGACAGCTGAGTGGCAGGCCCATCCCCTGTACGGCTCCCGCCCCACCCTCCCAAGGTTCGCGCTCCACGACCAACTCTTCTACCTCAACGCTCTCGAGTGGGCAGCCAGCTCTGTGGAGGTGATGGCCGTAGCTGCCAAGAATGTGGCCTTGCTGGCTTATAACCGCTGGTACCAGGACATAGACAAGATCGACCAAAAGGATTTGATGCACAAGGTCAAGACTGAACTGTGA